A segment of the Leptolyngbya sp. NIES-3755 genome:
CAACAGCAGCGACATCACGAGCATCAATGTGAGAAATTTTGGTATCGCCTGCGATCGAGTGATAGAACGTCCCTTGTTGCGCCATCGTTTGAATGAACCACCGCATATTCTGCATCAGCATATTCGGACGCAAATGTGTCCAGGTCATGCCGGATGCTTCAAGGTGTTCTTCGATTTGTCGATGCCATTGTTGGAAAGTACTCGGCAGTTCTCCAGCTCTCAGCACAGATAGCTTGACTAAATGACGAACACCAGCACGTTTTGCGGCATCAATGAAGTTGCATTCGAGTTGAACTTGATTCGGATCACTCGGCATCACGAGAAACGCTGTCTCGATTCCTTGTAGGGCAGCTTCGAGCGTCTCTGGTTGACTGAAATCTCCTGGTGCAAGTTCAACACCTTGAGCTTTGAGTTTGGCGGCTTTTTGAGGATTCCGAACTAATCCCCGAATTGGAGCTTTTTGTTCCAATAGATGGCGGATCACTTCCCCGCCAATGTTTCCGGTTGCGCCTGTTACAAGAATGGTCATCTTTAAGTCTCCGGTTAAACTAAACTAGCAACGGTATTCACAGTTGTTGCAATAATCACACTGTAAAAGAAGAACGAAATCATTTCGTGTAGCAACACCAATCGACGTAGCGATCGCGTTGTAATCGAAACATCAGAGGTTTGGGAGGTGAAGCCAATGGTGAATGAAAAATACATAAAATCAAGATAGTCGGGTGGCTCGTCTGTGGGAAACTCTAAGCCACCCGCGTAAAGCTCTAAACGGGTATCATCGACTTCGTTGTAATAGGTGCGGCAGTAGTGCAAGGCAAACATCGTGTGCGTCAACAGCCACGAACAAACCACCGCAATCAGAGACAGCCAGATTTGCAGTGTCCGAATCGGCTGGGGTGTCACTTTAATGTCTTCCAGCATGAAGCCAATCACAAAGATGCTGAGGCAGGCAATCAACACAACTAGCATCAAAATAGCAAAGGGATTGGGTTCTCGCAGTCGAGAGCGGCGCATGGTTTGTTCTGGCGTAGTTCCCACCACCACTAACCCAACCAATACTAAAAAGCTAATCACCGCAAAATCCCAACCTGCAAGCCATCTCACTTCTTGTCCCAGCGCAGCAGGCATCAGCAGAAAGACAACCCCGCCAAGCACTATAGACAGCAATAATCGAACTTCAGGACTTAGTTTTCTGAGTCGATGGGATAACGCAACCTGTTTCATTTGAACAACTCCTGTTTTTGAGAATTGAACACGCGCTCGATTCGTCGATCGGGAATCAGCCACAAAACTGCAACGAACACATAAAACAGATATGCTACCCACGAAACAACGAAAGCGAGTAAAATTCCAGCAACATAGAATCCGATGCTGATTTTGCCTTTAAAGTCTGCTCCAACTGCAACGGCTAACGTAGAATTTCTACCATTATGCGTAATCAAGCTACGACTCAAAATCAAGTAAGCAAGGGCAGCAAACAAAAACACAATGCCGTAGAGAAAGACTGGAACCGCAGCAAAGTGTGACTGTCCCACCCAACCTGTGACAAAGGGAATAAAAGACAACCAAAATAAGAGATGCAGGTTTGCCCACAGCACTCGACCATTCACTTGGCGAACAGCTTGAAACAGATGATGGTGATTGTTCCAGTAAATTCCTGTATAAATAAAGCTAAGAATATAGGTTAGAAACACGGGAACGAGCGGACGCAGTGCAGCAAAATCAGTACCGTGTGGCACGTTCAGGGTTAACACCATAATGGTGATGATAATGGCAATTACGCCATCACTGAATGCTTCTAACCTACTTTTATTCATAGTGGATTGCTCCTGTTCTGCTATTTCAATAAGCGCCATCCGATCGTTCGTCCCATCCCTTGTCCGTAAACGAGTTGCCCCCAGAAACCCGCCAGATTTTCGAGATAGCCAGCAGCAGAGATTCCACCCGCATCGCGCTGCTCCGCAGATACCGCAAGGGTCGTCTCAAAGCCAATTTCACGGGCAAGTTGAGCCGCGATCGCTTTTGCTTCAGTATCATCTCCGGCATAGAACATGGTGGCGGCTTCAGTGCCAAACTGCGGTTGTGCCATAATCTCCCATCCCACTGTGTTGAAGATTTTCACCACTCGCGCTTTCGGCAACCATGCGACGACTTGCTCCCCGCCAGAAGTGGTTAGACTTGCCATTTCATGCAGCTTATTTGCAACAAGCGGATTGGTGCAATCGAGGCAGATTTTGTTGTCTAGATCTCCCGCTTGAGCAAGTACCTCTGGAACGGCTTCCCAAGGAACAGTGAGAGCGACGAGATCTGACGCGATCGCAGTCTCAGAAATCGTTGCCACTCGTCCTTTACCATCAACCAGTGGTTTGACCTTATCCGAAGTCGGATCGCGGACTCCAAAGATAACTTCATGCCCCTGGTTGATCCAAGCTTTGCCCAATGTCAGACCAACGCTACCGCTTCCTAGAATTCCAATGTTCATTGCTCATGCTCCCAAAGCTCGAATCACCTCTTGTGCGGTCGCTTTGCCTGAAAACTGTTGCTGTCCTGTGATCAATCGTCCATCTCGTGCAGTATAGGCTTTGAACAATCCTCCGGTAATGAAATTTGCACCCAGTTTTTTTGCTTCATCTTCAATCCGAAACGGCATCAACTTTTGTCCGACATACTGATCCGCAAAGTCTTCTTCGACGTTGGCAAATCCGGTCATCGTTTTGCCTTCGATCAACTGCTTACCATCAGATAGTTTGACGAACAATAAAGCACAAGTGCCATGACATAATGCTGCCGTCACCTTCTCAGCTTCATAGAACTCGGCTAACAATTGATGTAAGCGAGTTGCCGTTGGGAAGGTAAACATCGGAGATTGACCACCTGCAACGACGATCGCATCATAGTTCTCAACCCTGACATCGTTCAGATTTTTGGTATTATCCAGCAATGTCATTAGATGCGGCGTATGAATGAAGCCCATACTGAGAATGTCGTGAGCGGAATAGCCACCCGGATCACGCGGATCGCTGTCTTTGTCGAACTCGACTTTGCCACCTTGAGGAGAAGCGATCGTCACTTCATAGCCGACTTCGGTAAACTCATGCCAAGCGTGAATCAGTTCCGATGCCCAGAAGCCAACCGGACCACCCACAGTCGTCGAAGTGCCTGGATTGGCAATCACCATCAAAATTCGCTTGGGCTTAGAACTCAAGACATTGATATTCGCGCTCATTCGTTCCTCCTAGAGATGTTTGGGATAGAGCCATGCCGCAAACAATTTGGTCATCCGAGGCATGATCACGTAGGTCATGAGGGTGAGTAGTAGCACCATTGTCAGGAGCGATCGCAATAGTACTGGCACACTCTGAAGCCAAGGTTGCAGCACAATATTGATCACATTCACAGTCGGGAATGCTGCGAGACAGGTAACAATTAGCATTTTGTAGCGGGGGGGCGGGATCACGGCTTGCTGAGGCGTGAGGGTGAACCAGGTTTCTAATCCCGTTAGGACTTGAAACTTCCCTTCCCCAACTGTGAACCGTTCGGCTCGGTCTAACAATTTGCGCCGAATCGCAGACGCTTCCCACTGTTGCAAACTTGTCAAGTGATTGAACTTAAAGACAATGCGGTACTCCGAGTCCGTCCGAAACACACTCGCTCCGAGGTGTCCATCAAAGCCCTCAGCGGCAGCAATTAAATCGGTCAACGCTTGCTCAAACTCAGATTCATAGCCCGGTTTGACTTGCTTAATGATGTCGATCGTGACGGGAGGATCATTCATGGACACCAGAGAACGCGAAGAGAATCGTTTTGAATCGGTCAGGTGATGAACTGAAGGGACGCAAGGCATTGCAGAGCGAGTCGTCTCGTTGCCAAGGTGATTGGTATCCGTATTGTCTCACCGTTGCCAAAGAATGCAGCTAGACAATTGGCTAGGTTTCCTTTACAAATTCTTGCGTCCCTGTTACTAAAGCTTTCAAATTGCAACGATGCTTTATGTTCCCTAGCTCAAATCAATCCAGATCGATTTGGTGTGTGTATAGTTCTCCATCACCTCTTTACCGCACTCCCGCCCGAAGCCCGAAGCCTTGTAGCCGCCAAAGGGAACCGAAACATCATAAACGTTGTAGCAGTTGATCCAGCAGGTTCCCGCTTGCATTGCATTCGCCACTCGCATCGCTTTTTTAATGTCGAGAGTATGCACCGCAGAGGCTAATCCATAGTTCGTGCCGTTCGCAATCCGGATCGCTTCCTCTTCGGTATCAAATGGAATCACCGTCAGAACCGGACCAAAAATTTCCTCTTGAGCAATCCGCATCTCATTCGTGGCATTGGTGAAAATCGTCGGCTGGAAGTAGTAGCCTTTTCCATCAGTTCCCTCTGGATAGAATCGCTCTCCACCATATCTTAAGGTTGCGCCATCGCGAATGCCATACTCAACATACTGCATGACTTTCTTCAGTTGTCCAGCATCCGCAAGTGGACCAAATAGCACCTCTGGATCGAGTGGATTGCCCATCTTGATTTGGCTGACATAGTTAATCAGTCCATCGATGACTGCATCATGAATCGATCGCTCAATCACTAATCGTGAACCTGCTGTACAGATCTCGCCTTTGTTGTAGAAGATACCAAAAAAGACATTGGCGATCGCACTTTCCAAATCCGCATCCGCAAACACAATATTGGCAGACTTCCCACCCAGTTCCATCGTGGTTTTCTTCAAGGTGTCCGCACTATTGCGAATAATGTTAATCCCAACTTCGGTCGAGCCTGTGAAGCTAATCTTGTTGATGGCAGGATGTTTCACCAGTTGATCGCCCACTCTGCCACCAGGACCTGTGATCATGTTGTAAACTCCGGGCGGCAATCCTGCTTCGTCAAAGATTTCTGCGAGTTTGATTGCAGATAGCGGTGTTGCACTGGCAGGTTTATGAATCACCGTGTTTCCAGCAGCAAGGGCAGCCGCAATCTTAGTTCCAGCAAGCAGCAATGGAAAGTTAAACGGCGTGATTGCTGCTACAACGCCTAACGGTTCTCGAACGATCGTAACGTGCTTCGGCGTGTTTTCTGGCGGTGGAGACACAGGACGAGTTGCACCATCAATTTCGGGAGCCATGCCCGCATAGTAGCGAAACAGATCAGCAATCAACCGAGCATCGATCGTTTTAGCAAAGTAGATTGCTTTGCCCATGTCGAGTGTTTCGCACAGTGCTAAATCATCGGCGTACTGCTCCATTAATTCAGAGGCGCGAGTGAGAATTTTCTGGCGCTCGTGTCCAGTCATTTTTGCCCAAGGTCCGTCATCGAAAGCACGACGAGCAGCTTGAATTGCATCTTCGACATCTTGTTCAGAAGCTTCGGGAATGTCTGCGATCGCGCTTTCTGTAATCGGGCTAATCGTGGGGCGAGTTTTACCATCGGATGCTAATCTCCACTCGCCATTGATGTACATCTTGGCTTGTTTGATCGGGGGAGCGGGGAGTGCGATCGTGGAAATAGAGGTTGCAGTCATAGTCATGTCTCCAATGAAGTGCTTGAGAGGTTGAACTGCTGAACTTAAGTCGAGCTTATCAGCAAGACTCGCGGTTGTCTTTTCGATTCTTTTGAAAATTGTTCGATTCTTTAGATCAACTTTCGATAAGCAGTTGGAGTTAGCCCCAATTGCTGACGAAATAGCTTGGTCAAGTGGCTTTGACTCGAAAAACCACAGTGTAGGGCAATCTCTGCGATCGAGAAGTGAGTCGTTTTGAGCAATTCCTGAGCTTTTTGCAATCGCCGTTGAATCACAAACTGATAGGGCGAAACTCCGGTAGACTGCTTAAATAAACTGGCAAAGTAGCACGAACTCAAGCCTAAATGTTGAGCTAAATCACTCAGTTGAATCTCCTGATCCAAATGATCCTGAATATAAGCGATCGCTCGGTTCAGCATTACTTTAGATAAACGTTGAGCAGCAGGAGTTTTAGCAGGTCGAGTGACATAATGCTTCAGCAAGTGAGCCGCGAGTGCAGTCGTCAGCGATTCAACATAGAAGAGATCGGTTTGGATAACATTACTTTCGTTCGTGGACTGTGAGAGTAGTTCTATTTTCAAAGCCATTCCAATGTGATAGATCAAGGGATCAAACGTTGGAAAGCGAGGAATCAGTTCAACTTGATCGGGCACGATCGAGTCGTGTGCCGACTGTGCAAGACGCAGTGGATCTAAGGTCAATAACATAAACTCTGCGGGCTGATTCCAACAGACTTGATGGGGAGTGTGTGCCGGGACAATGACGATACCTCCCTCGACTAAATGTTCTGAATGAACCTGATCATCTAACACTCGTTTGATTTTGATCGAATCCTGAGTCTGAGTCTGAAGCGTAATTTTATGTTGGGTAAAGCAGTATTCGGGAATTTCATAAGCGGAACAAGCATACTGCTCCAGCAGAATACCTTGCCATCCTGTTCCACGGCTGGAAAAGACAGGCGAATTTGGCAGAATCGGCGGTAATCGTTGAGGATGGCTTACAATCTGGCTCTGTGTGAGTTTTTGAGTTGCTAGATCAGACATTATCAAGAACTCCCTTCCGCTTTATCTCTATTCTTTTCGTGGATTGGATCTAATCTAACCACTACTCGTTCAGCGCAAACAAATGTGAAAAATCAACACTCAATGCAATGAACTGAAACATTGATCAGATCAAATATTTACTCATTCAGTTTTGGTAGATCGTCGATGACTTAATCGATCGCCCTCTTCAACGCCTCGAACTCCAATGCACATAAATAACGGCGTTCGTTGATGACTGAACTTCTACGAGTCGCCCAAGAAGTTCGGATTTTTCCGCTGCTTAACCTTGACGAAGAGCCATCTCTGTATACGCAAACAGTCATTGAAACGTTGTCTGATCAGGGTTTTGCTGTACAGGTGCAATCTGTTGCCTACGAATTTCAGAAGGGTGGCAATCAGATGT
Coding sequences within it:
- a CDS encoding hypothetical protein (similar to AA sequence:cyanobase_aa:alr8073), producing MSANINVLSSKPKRILMVIANPGTSTTVGGPVGFWASELIHAWHEFTEVGYEVTIASPQGGKVEFDKDSDPRDPGGYSAHDILSMGFIHTPHLMTLLDNTKNLNDVRVENYDAIVVAGGQSPMFTFPTATRLHQLLAEFYEAEKVTAALCHGTCALLFVKLSDGKQLIEGKTMTGFANVEEDFADQYVGQKLMPFRIEDEAKKLGANFITGGLFKAYTARDGRLITGQQQFSGKATAQEVIRALGA
- a CDS encoding hypothetical protein (similar to AA sequence:cyanobase_aa:Npun_R4443) codes for the protein MKQVALSHRLRKLSPEVRLLLSIVLGGVVFLLMPAALGQEVRWLAGWDFAVISFLVLVGLVVVGTTPEQTMRRSRLREPNPFAILMLVVLIACLSIFVIGFMLEDIKVTPQPIRTLQIWLSLIAVVCSWLLTHTMFALHYCRTYYNEVDDTRLELYAGGLEFPTDEPPDYLDFMYFSFTIGFTSQTSDVSITTRSLRRLVLLHEMISFFFYSVIIATTVNTVASLV
- a CDS encoding transcriptional regulator, AraC family (similar to AA sequence:cyanobase_aa:AM1_6316), which codes for MSDLATQKLTQSQIVSHPQRLPPILPNSPVFSSRGTGWQGILLEQYACSAYEIPEYCFTQHKITLQTQTQDSIKIKRVLDDQVHSEHLVEGGIVIVPAHTPHQVCWNQPAEFMLLTLDPLRLAQSAHDSIVPDQVELIPRFPTFDPLIYHIGMALKIELLSQSTNESNVIQTDLFYVESLTTALAAHLLKHYVTRPAKTPAAQRLSKVMLNRAIAYIQDHLDQEIQLSDLAQHLGLSSCYFASLFKQSTGVSPYQFVIQRRLQKAQELLKTTHFSIAEIALHCGFSSQSHLTKLFRQQLGLTPTAYRKLI
- a CDS encoding hypothetical protein (similar to AA sequence:cyanobase_aa:Ava_5034) — its product is MNDPPVTIDIIKQVKPGYESEFEQALTDLIAAAEGFDGHLGASVFRTDSEYRIVFKFNHLTSLQQWEASAIRRKLLDRAERFTVGEGKFQVLTGLETWFTLTPQQAVIPPPRYKMLIVTCLAAFPTVNVINIVLQPWLQSVPVLLRSLLTMVLLLTLMTYVIMPRMTKLFAAWLYPKHL
- a CDS encoding hypothetical protein (similar to AA sequence:cyanobase_aa:alr8074), with product MNIGILGSGSVGLTLGKAWINQGHEVIFGVRDPTSDKVKPLVDGKGRVATISETAIASDLVALTVPWEAVPEVLAQAGDLDNKICLDCTNPLVANKLHEMASLTTSGGEQVVAWLPKARVVKIFNTVGWEIMAQPQFGTEAATMFYAGDDTEAKAIAAQLAREIGFETTLAVSAEQRDAGGISAAGYLENLAGFWGQLVYGQGMGRTIGWRLLK
- a CDS encoding hypothetical protein (similar to AA sequence:cyanobase_aa:gll2891); the protein is MTILVTGATGNIGGEVIRHLLEQKAPIRGLVRNPQKAAKLKAQGVELAPGDFSQPETLEAALQGIETAFLVMPSDPNQVQLECNFIDAAKRAGVRHLVKLSVLRAGELPSTFQQWHRQIEEHLEASGMTWTHLRPNMLMQNMRWFIQTMAQQGTFYHSIAGDTKISHIDARDVAAVAALCLSQPGHENQAYDLTGSEAVSFEQVTQYFGSALNRSLQFIQVAPADMKAARLANGEPEWYLDAEAQLFECWQNGAGSMITTTFSDLVQRSPNTFEAYAKDYVQTHAQDFKSPVGA
- a CDS encoding SAM-dependent methyltransferase (similar to AA sequence:cyanobase_aa:AM1_4375), whose protein sequence is MTELLRVAQEVRIFPLLNLDEEPSLYTQTVIETLSDQGFAVQVQSVAYEFQKGGNQMLKVNRKRSAASQFQCVRTMSSDR
- a CDS encoding aldehyde dehydrogenase (similar to AA sequence:cyanobase_aa:PCC7424_3759), with the protein product MTATSISTIALPAPPIKQAKMYINGEWRLASDGKTRPTISPITESAIADIPEASEQDVEDAIQAARRAFDDGPWAKMTGHERQKILTRASELMEQYADDLALCETLDMGKAIYFAKTIDARLIADLFRYYAGMAPEIDGATRPVSPPPENTPKHVTIVREPLGVVAAITPFNFPLLLAGTKIAAALAAGNTVIHKPASATPLSAIKLAEIFDEAGLPPGVYNMITGPGGRVGDQLVKHPAINKISFTGSTEVGINIIRNSADTLKKTTMELGGKSANIVFADADLESAIANVFFGIFYNKGEICTAGSRLVIERSIHDAVIDGLINYVSQIKMGNPLDPEVLFGPLADAGQLKKVMQYVEYGIRDGATLRYGGERFYPEGTDGKGYYFQPTIFTNATNEMRIAQEEIFGPVLTVIPFDTEEEAIRIANGTNYGLASAVHTLDIKKAMRVANAMQAGTCWINCYNVYDVSVPFGGYKASGFGRECGKEVMENYTHTKSIWIDLS